Proteins from one Mustela erminea isolate mMusErm1 chromosome 20, mMusErm1.Pri, whole genome shotgun sequence genomic window:
- the LOC116580854 gene encoding transport and Golgi organization protein 1 homolog isoform X2, which produces MEKYRQEVEEMREELQESNLTFNHKIAVQERNALVNWMKARYWETRMMQQSRENAYLKSRLRMMQREMLPVGSVRRELMPGRPELQKPVWQASRVVPRMNSSTSPQRDPEMHKVARGVREFPHCPGLLHMPYHMGWNVPDFPPPRPPPQWSTWGPRPHLVPPPHG; this is translated from the exons ACAAGAAGTGGAAGAAATGCGGGAAGAGCTGCAGGAGTCTAACCTCACCTTCAACCACAAG ATCGCAGTTCAAGAGAGGAATGCTCTGGTTAACTGg ATGAAGGCTCGGTATTGGGAAACAAGGATGAtgcagcagagcagggagaacGCCTACCTGAAATCCAG ACTGCGCATGATGCAAAGGGAGATGCTGCCTGTGGGATCCGTGAGGCGGGAACTGATGCCGGGAAGGCCTGAGTTGCAGAAGCCTGTGTGGCAAG CATCTAGAGTGGTTCCCAGGATGAACAGCAGCACTAGCCCTCAACGGGACCCAGAGATGCATAAG GTCGCTAGAGGTGTGAGAGAGTTCCCTCATTGCCCAGGGCTCCTCCATATGCCCTACCACATGGGGTGGAATGTACCAGACTTCCCTCCTCCTCGTCCACCTCCACAGTGGTCGACATGGGGGCCTCGGCCGCACCTCGTTCCTCCACCACATG ggtaa
- the LOC116580854 gene encoding uncharacterized protein LOC116580854 isoform X1 has product MEKYRQEVEEMREELQESNLTFNHKIAVQERNALVNWMKARYWETRMMQQSRENAYLKSRLRMMQREMLPVGSVRRELMPGRPELQKPVWQASRVVPRMNSSTSPQRDPEMHKVARGVREFPHCPGLLHMPYHMGWNVPDFPPPRPPPQWSTWGPRPHLVPPPHGLRSQSEACGAQGDNSSTMPEKVPEKNQGNHFVI; this is encoded by the exons ACAAGAAGTGGAAGAAATGCGGGAAGAGCTGCAGGAGTCTAACCTCACCTTCAACCACAAG ATCGCAGTTCAAGAGAGGAATGCTCTGGTTAACTGg ATGAAGGCTCGGTATTGGGAAACAAGGATGAtgcagcagagcagggagaacGCCTACCTGAAATCCAG ACTGCGCATGATGCAAAGGGAGATGCTGCCTGTGGGATCCGTGAGGCGGGAACTGATGCCGGGAAGGCCTGAGTTGCAGAAGCCTGTGTGGCAAG CATCTAGAGTGGTTCCCAGGATGAACAGCAGCACTAGCCCTCAACGGGACCCAGAGATGCATAAG GTCGCTAGAGGTGTGAGAGAGTTCCCTCATTGCCCAGGGCTCCTCCATATGCCCTACCACATGGGGTGGAATGTACCAGACTTCCCTCCTCCTCGTCCACCTCCACAGTGGTCGACATGGGGGCCTCGGCCGCACCTCGTTCCTCCACCACATG GCCTTCGGTCCCAATCAGAAGCCTGTGGAGCTCAAGGGGACAATAGCAGCACCATGCCCGAGAAGGTCCCAGAGAAGAACCAA ggtaatcattttgtaatctGA